The following nucleotide sequence is from Paenibacillus odorifer.
TGGTGACCAGCGGCTCGATATTATATTTACGCAACTCATCAAAAACATCGTCGTAGAAACGCAGTCCCGCCTCGTTGGGTACCTGCTCATCGCCATTCGGATAAATACGTGGCCAGGAGATGGACATACGGAATACCTTAAAACCCATCTCAGCGAACAAGGCGATATCTTCTTTGTAGCGGTGGTAGAAATCAATCCCTCTGCGTTTGGGGTAATTTCCCTGATTATCATCCTGTATGGCCTCTTCTAGCTGGGGACCGGACATGGACAATAGCTGCTCCAGGCTCTGCCGTTCCTTAGGAGGACAATATTTGACTACATCAGCAGTAGACAAACCCTTCCCGCCCTCATTATACGCGCCTTCGACCTGATTGGCGGCTACCGCACCGCCCCACAGGAAGTTTTCCGGAAATGGATAAGTCATCGGTTGAGCCTCCTTTTATTAATTGGTGGCAGCGGTTGCTGCCGCTTTAGCTTCAGCCTGCTGTTCTTGCTCCAGCGCTTCGGCATCGGCTTTTTTAAAGAATGGATAGTAGATCATGAAGCTTGCGCCAATCATAACCAGCTGGAACGCACTTACGCGCCAGCCCCCGTTCATCCAGCCATTAACCAGCACCGGAATGCCCAGCGGTACCTGAATCCCGTGCAGCACAGGAAGGATACCCAGCGTCGTCAGAAGAATCGCCAGACCACTACTCACCAGCGGAGTCAGGATAAACGGAATCATAAACCGAACATTCAGCACCAATGGCATCCCGAAAATCACCGGCTCATTGACACCGATCAGACTTGGGATAATTGCCAGTTTACCAAGTGTCTTATAACGTGTAGATTTGGCGAACAACATCGCAATAATGAGACCTAACGTTGCCCCCGCACCACCGATCAGTACATAAACCGGGAAGAACGGTGAACCAATGATATGCGTACCTTCCACACCTCTTTGGTAAGCGTCCAGATTCTCAAGTCCCAAAGCCACCCAAATCGGGCCGACAACGGAATAGACTACCAAGGTGCCGTGAACTCCAAAGAACCACAGCAGGTGAATTACGAAGATGCAGATCAGCATCGCCCACCAGGTACCCCCCAGACTAGTCAGTGGCAGCTGGATAATCGAGAAGACAAACTCGTGCATATTGCCATATTTCGTTGCGGCGAAAATCGCCGTCAGCACTAGCATCAGAACCGCTACGATAAAACCAGGCGTAAGCGCGGCAAAAGATTTCTCGACCGTGGGCGGAACACCCTTCGGCATTTTGATATAGAATTTCTTTTCCAATACAAAGGTATAGATCTTACCTACCAGCAGTGCCAGGATGATTGCCACAAACAATCCCTTGGCGCCTAACCAGGAGTAACCAAATGCTTTGGTCACACCGTCATCCAGCAGACCTTTTGGTGTAACTAGCAAGAAACTCATCAGCGCCAAAATCCCTGCCGAAAAGCCTTGCTGCTTATGTTGGGTAGCAAAATTATAAGCGATGGAGAACACCGCGTAGAGTGCGATCAAATCGGTGGTTACGGTTGCCGGAATCGAAGTATAAGTTTTGAGTCCAGTGCTTTCCAGGAAATTCTGATAAGGATCAAGCTTGAGTGCATTAATCAGGGAAAAAATAGCGCCCAGAATCAATATTGGCATCAAGGCCATCAGACCGTTGGAAATAGCGCTGATATAGGTGTTTTTTTGGATTTTCGTGCTGACTTTCTGGATCTTGGCTCTCCATTCTGCGCCGCCTGCCATGACTTAAGCCCCCTTCTCCATCAGTTCAAGTGCTGTAGCCAGCACCTTGTCCCCATCCATCATGCCATAGTCCATCATATCGATCGTAGTTACTGGAATGTTCGGATATTCTGCGGCCAGATCGCCTTCGGCGTGTCCCATTTGTGGTCCAAGCATAATGATGTCAAAAGGCTTTTGATCGGCGATATCACTCTCCGCCACTGCATCAATAACCACTTCAACCCCTTGTGTCCGTGCCGATTCTTTCATCCGTTCCACCAGCATACTTGTCGAGAATCCGCCTGCACAGGCGAGCAATATTTTTTTCATCTTAGTTCACCGATCCTTTCAATTCTAGTTCGAGTGCTTTGCGTTCTTTGATTTCTTCGATCAATTCCACAGCCAGTTCTCTAACCGTCAGGGCATTCATCAAATGATCCTGCGCGTGAATCATCAGCAGCGTAATTTCTGTCTTTTCGCCCCGGCCTTCAGCCTGGATCAGCCCCGTTTGCACTTTGTGTGCTTTGGTCAGGCTGGTCTTGGCGTTCTTAATCATCTCGCCCGCTTCTTCCAGGTTTCCGGCGCGCGCGGTTCTTACCGCTTTTAGGCTAAGGCTTCTAGCCTCTCCGCTGCTGGCAATAATCTGCATAATCGTTTGTTCATAATCCATGGGTTCTCCACTCCGTATCGTCATTTTATTTATAGTAGGTTCTCTATCTCATTCATAAATTGCTCATAACTATTCGTGTTTAGCAGCCGGTTACGGCTGTCTTCCTTCTCCATTAGAACCAGTAGCAGCTTGCTGATCTCTTTGTGCAGGAACAACTGCCCCGGACCCAGATTGATCAGAAAAATCAACTGGACCGGCTTACCCTCATAGATCAGCGGTTTCTTCAACACGGTAACACTTATACAGTCGCGGATCGCGCTCATCCGCATCGGATGCGGGCCGGCCACCCCATTTTTGTAAATGGTGGTGAATTTCTGCTCTCTGAGCAGCACTTGTTCAGGGAAATCGTCAGCTGCATAATGATTGCCCACGATCTCCCGGCAGCGCTGCTTTAACAGCTCCATGTAATCTTCGTCCGAACCAGACAGATGGAACAGCTCCCTGCGGAACAAATCCTTGAAATCCATCAGCTTGTAGGACGGTTCTGTACGATTAATCTGCAAAGACAATATTTCTTTGATCCGCTGAATCTCTTGATCATCCAGCAGCTGTTTGATATGGATCACCGGTTTTTCCTTAATCTCTGTTGCCAGCGGTACAGTAGAGAGAATCAGATCCACAGGCTTGCTGCTGATCTCCTCCACCTCCGTAATGGAGGCTGTGATCACCGACGCTTTGGGGAATACCGCTTCCAGCTTCAGCCGGATTAACTGGGCACTGCCCCCTCCCGTCGAGCAGATCACGGCAATCCGCTTGAACTTCTCCAGATTGCGCTGCTGCATCCGTTCCAGATGAGTGGCAAAATGCAACGCGACATACCCTGCCTCATCGCGCGACATCCGAAACCCGTACTGCTCCTCTACAATCTCAGCGAAGCGGAAGGAAATGACGAACACATTGGCATACTGGCTGTAAACATCCTCCACCAATGGGTTGCCGAGCTGAAGATTGTAATACAACCGGTTCAGCAGCGGGAACATATGCAATAGAAGCGCTTCGCGCAGCTCGTGATCTTGAGTGAATCCAGTGAGGAACTCGCGGTCTAAGCGCTCCAGAATAGCCGTAATTCCCTCCCGCAGATGCGATTTGGTCTCTTCCGACATCCGCTCCATAATGGTCTTGCCAGAAATGTGCAGCGCCAAATAATCAATCTCATCCGCCGGAAGCTTAATCCGGTAGTGAGAGGAGATAAAATCTGCGATGCTCCTAGCAATATCCTGATACAGCGGCTCAGGTGTTCCCTGCAAGGCTTGACCAGCCACAATGAAATTGTGCTTGGAAACCCGGTATAGAAGAATGAACAGATGGGTCAAGATATTATCCAGAAACACATCTGAGATCTTCAGTTCTTTTTCCTTGAGGATTTGCAGTAGAAATCCCTTAAGCTGCTCAGCATCAAAGTCCTGACTGAAGGCATGAAAATCCTCCGTATGCTGCAGCGTATGACCCGATTGCAAGATAAAGTAAGAAAAGGCTTTGCGGAAGTCTTGCTCTTCCCCCTCGATTTTCATGCCATAATGAGCCCGACGTTTCAAGCTAAGCCGGAAAGCGGCCAGTCGCTGCTCTACTTCCTTCAGATCAGAAATAATGGTAGAACGGCTGACGCCGATTTCTTCCGCCATGTTATCCATAGACTGATAGCCATCATTCTGTAAGAGATAAAATAGCAAATACTGCTGGCGTGACTGCTTATTATCGAGATCCACCTGATCCAGCTGCAGCATTCCTTTTTCCTGGTAGCTACTGAATTTGGCTTCATCACCAATCTCCAGCAGATAACCCTGGCCGCGGATCATGCGGATACCAAAACCATTCGCCTCTCCTGTTTTGTCGAGTGCACGGATTACGTCACGGAGAGTCCGTTCAGACAACCCCACTTCGGCAATCAGCTCACTCATGCGCACAGGACTCTTGCGGGTATATAAAATATTAACAATCGTATATTCTCTCACCTTAAATTCCCTCATTTGTGATACTAGTATCGGATGAAGCACTCAGCTGGTTATGAATACATCATACGTGGAAGCGTTATCTTCTGAACAGTTTGTATTCTGCTGTTTGGAACGGCAGAAACTGACGGATAGGTAAATAACGGATTAAATTCTTAGCATACATTATTTGTGGCCACAAATCAGGAGGAAATATACAACAAAGAGGAGAGTGCCGATTAATTTGAGATCATCTTCTATAGATGCGATGTGAAAGAATCAAAAATCCCAAGGTCAGTGTAACTGACCTTGGGATTTTGATGGAAGAATTAATATAAGATAAGGAAGTCTCATACTGCTTATTTGCTAATATCCCCCAAACTCAGAGAAAGGTCCCCTGTCTTTAGACATATTGCATCACGTGTCTTGTAAAATTCATGAAGAAAGTTTTGTTCATACGTATAACCGGCCTTCATCAGCATGCCCTCCTGATTGGGAGCTGCAATCAGTTGCACACTGGCAGGAAGGTTCTTAGTTGTTATACCACATGGCAAAGCTAGGGCCGGGTAACCGACAATATTAAAAACAGCGGTGAACCTATTCATACAATGAAATATATCTTCTATTTTTGAATCAATAAGCACTTCTTTAACCCCAATTTTCTGAGGCGTTTTTGGCAATGTCGGCGTGATCAGCAGATCAATAGATTCGAACATTTCATTAAAAGCAGCAAGATACTCATCCCGTCTAAACATGGACCCAATATACTGATAAGCAGGAAAACTCCCCATTTGCTCGATATAGACTTTTAGATCTTCTCCCAATAGTGCAATTTGAGATTTATTCGACATAACTTGCTTAAAAATATGTCCCGCCTCAGAGATGGCAATAGCTAGTGTAAGATCGAAAAAGTCAGAGATATCTGGAAGTTCAACTTCAACAATGTCACAACCTAAACTTTCGAATTGGGAGATGGCTGTGGTATAAAGGTTATAAAGCTCAGCATCCAATTGTTCATTAAAAAAGGAAGTTGGAACCCCTACTTTTACACCTCGAAGATCTTCAATCAGCTGGTCGGACAAGTTCTTATCATCCGAGAGCACGCCTGTTACAATAGCCATGTCCGTCATATTAGCTGCAATAGGTCCAACATGATCAAGCGTCCATGAAATATGTTTTGTCCCTTGTGGCGGAATAAGGTTTCTGGTAGGCTTCAAGCCAACAACGCCATTAGAAGCGGAAGGTCCTCTGACAGATCCCCCAGTGTCCGAACCTACAGATACAACTGATAATCCCGCTGCCACAGCAGCTGCCGAACCGCCGCTGGAGCCTCCAGCTACATGTTCTTTATTCCATGGATTTTTAACGGTTCCATAATGAGGATTCTCCGAGGTTACCCCAAATGCAAACTCATGCATGTTGTTTTTCCCGATGAGTACCACTTCTTCTTTGCGGAGGCGGCTGAAGGCAATAGAATCACGCTCAGGAATTCGATCCTGTTCAATTTTCGAGCCCGCTGTCGTTCGAATTCCATGTGTATCAATATTATCTTTAATAGAGACCGGAACTCCGAATAAGCTTCCAATCTTTCCACCACTCATCAATAATTTTTCCAAGCTTTTGGCTGTGCTAAGCGCCTCTTCCGCAGCAATAGTTATATAGGCATTCATTTCAGGATTAATTTCTTCAGCATGTTTCAGATATTGCTTAGTAATTTCAACAGGGGAGATTTCTTTATTTAGATATCCGTTATGCAGGTCTTTTATATTCCAGCGTATCATTTATTCATCCTCCTTTTATTCAGCAATATCCCATTCATTCACATTATTCATCATGCCAATGGCCTTCGGTTCTCCCACGAGCACATTTTTAGAAACAGCATTAAATGTGTTCTGTTCATAAATGGTTACACTAGGCATATCCCGGACAAGAATCTGTTGGATTGTATAATAAATCTCTTTACGCTTAGCCGAGTCCGTCTCAGCAGCACCTTTTCTCAATAGGTCATCTATTTCAGGATTACTGTACTCACCAAAATTGTAGAGCGCACCAGAAGCGTAAGTACCACTGATATCCGGATCGATTGTAATCGTTGAGCCGAACATCGCAAGA
It contains:
- a CDS encoding PTS sugar transporter subunit IIB; this translates as MKKILLACAGGFSTSMLVERMKESARTQGVEVVIDAVAESDIADQKPFDIIMLGPQMGHAEGDLAAEYPNIPVTTIDMMDYGMMDGDKVLATALELMEKGA
- a CDS encoding PTS sugar transporter subunit IIC — protein: MAGGAEWRAKIQKVSTKIQKNTYISAISNGLMALMPILILGAIFSLINALKLDPYQNFLESTGLKTYTSIPATVTTDLIALYAVFSIAYNFATQHKQQGFSAGILALMSFLLVTPKGLLDDGVTKAFGYSWLGAKGLFVAIILALLVGKIYTFVLEKKFYIKMPKGVPPTVEKSFAALTPGFIVAVLMLVLTAIFAATKYGNMHEFVFSIIQLPLTSLGGTWWAMLICIFVIHLLWFFGVHGTLVVYSVVGPIWVALGLENLDAYQRGVEGTHIIGSPFFPVYVLIGGAGATLGLIIAMLFAKSTRYKTLGKLAIIPSLIGVNEPVIFGMPLVLNVRFMIPFILTPLVSSGLAILLTTLGILPVLHGIQVPLGIPVLVNGWMNGGWRVSAFQLVMIGASFMIYYPFFKKADAEALEQEQQAEAKAAATAATN
- a CDS encoding amidase; this translates as MIRWNIKDLHNGYLNKEISPVEITKQYLKHAEEINPEMNAYITIAAEEALSTAKSLEKLLMSGGKIGSLFGVPVSIKDNIDTHGIRTTAGSKIEQDRIPERDSIAFSRLRKEEVVLIGKNNMHEFAFGVTSENPHYGTVKNPWNKEHVAGGSSGGSAAAVAAGLSVVSVGSDTGGSVRGPSASNGVVGLKPTRNLIPPQGTKHISWTLDHVGPIAANMTDMAIVTGVLSDDKNLSDQLIEDLRGVKVGVPTSFFNEQLDAELYNLYTTAISQFESLGCDIVEVELPDISDFFDLTLAIAISEAGHIFKQVMSNKSQIALLGEDLKVYIEQMGSFPAYQYIGSMFRRDEYLAAFNEMFESIDLLITPTLPKTPQKIGVKEVLIDSKIEDIFHCMNRFTAVFNIVGYPALALPCGITTKNLPASVQLIAAPNQEGMLMKAGYTYEQNFLHEFYKTRDAICLKTGDLSLSLGDISK
- a CDS encoding PTS lactose/cellobiose transporter subunit IIA → MDYEQTIMQIIASSGEARSLSLKAVRTARAGNLEEAGEMIKNAKTSLTKAHKVQTGLIQAEGRGEKTEITLLMIHAQDHLMNALTVRELAVELIEEIKERKALELELKGSVN
- a CDS encoding BglG family transcription antiterminator, which encodes MREYTIVNILYTRKSPVRMSELIAEVGLSERTLRDVIRALDKTGEANGFGIRMIRGQGYLLEIGDEAKFSSYQEKGMLQLDQVDLDNKQSRQQYLLFYLLQNDGYQSMDNMAEEIGVSRSTIISDLKEVEQRLAAFRLSLKRRAHYGMKIEGEEQDFRKAFSYFILQSGHTLQHTEDFHAFSQDFDAEQLKGFLLQILKEKELKISDVFLDNILTHLFILLYRVSKHNFIVAGQALQGTPEPLYQDIARSIADFISSHYRIKLPADEIDYLALHISGKTIMERMSEETKSHLREGITAILERLDREFLTGFTQDHELREALLLHMFPLLNRLYYNLQLGNPLVEDVYSQYANVFVISFRFAEIVEEQYGFRMSRDEAGYVALHFATHLERMQQRNLEKFKRIAVICSTGGGSAQLIRLKLEAVFPKASVITASITEVEEISSKPVDLILSTVPLATEIKEKPVIHIKQLLDDQEIQRIKEILSLQINRTEPSYKLMDFKDLFRRELFHLSGSDEDYMELLKQRCREIVGNHYAADDFPEQVLLREQKFTTIYKNGVAGPHPMRMSAIRDCISVTVLKKPLIYEGKPVQLIFLINLGPGQLFLHKEISKLLLVLMEKEDSRNRLLNTNSYEQFMNEIENLL